The DNA sequence tctaGGATATGAGCAGAGCCATTGAATTTCACAGGTCCTtaccaaaaataaatatattacgTTATGTGTCAAATGCTCAAGTTCTGAATGAAGAAGCTCTGTATTGGGATGCTGCTTAGGAGTCCCGGCCAGGCCAAGAGGCAGGGGATCACCAGGCAGTGTTGGTGATAGAGTTTTTACTCTCCAGGGTGAACATTCCCCCTTCAAACGTTCTTTccatcttctctctgtttttcaccCATCCTCTTTGGGGTCCTGGTGCCTTGTGTGATGGATTTCCTCCTGTGCAAGagtggagaagagcagcagcctgcagcgTTTCACAGGCCAAGGGCAGTGAAGGAGCAGTGGCCTgcagtgaaaaaagaaagcacctGGACTCTTGGAGGTGGAAGCTTGTAGTTCGTGTGCTTCACCAAGAATTGcctgaagctgctgcttctcctctgaCTTACGGATCTGAAGGCTTTTTGCTACGGTCACTTTGGAGTGCCCTAGTGAACAGCCACAGTCACAGGCAGCGAACGCGGGGAAAAGTCCTCCAGAAACTGAGTCTGCTGGGTGGATTCTGGTGCCAGCTTTAGACACACGCTGGCCTCTGTCATGCTGTTGTTGTTGACAGAGCTGCCATTGTGACATGGCTCTTTTGCAGGGCAGATGGCCACCAAGAACTGGCGCTTGAAGGTCTCGCTGAGGGCGATGTAGAGGAAGGGGTTGAGGCAACTGTTGGCGTAGCCCAAGCTAATGGCAAAGTTGTAGGCATAAAAGAAGGCCATGGACGGGGTGTCGATGCCGAGGTGAACCAGCTGGAGGATGTAGAAGGGAGCccagcaaataaaaaaagcagagcagatggCAACTGCCATACGGGTGACTTTCTTGGTACGTACCCGGAGGCTCCTTTGGGGCAATGGGACCACAGTGGTGGCCATGTGCTGGAGGATCTTAAAATAGACCACACAGATCACAATCAATGGCACAGCAAATGCTAGCATGAACTGATAGAGGGTAAACCAGTAGATATCTGTCTCTGGGTTGGGAAGCAAGAGAGCACAGCGGACAGTCCCATCCTCCAGAGGCATTAGACCTGCATACATCCACACGGGAATGATGGTCAGGAAGGAGAGGAGCCACACCAAGCAGATAACTAGAGCAGCAACACATGGGGTCCGGACATAGGTAGATTTTAGAGGGTAGACTGTCGCCAGGTAACGGTCCAGTGTCATCACTGTAAGGATGTTGGTGCTGGTGATCTGACTGTTGGTGTCCAAGGCAGTGATGATGGTGCATAGGGGAGCTCCAAAGTACCATGAGCCATTGCCTAGGAGCTGGTGGATGAGGAAAGGCATGCCtaagaggaagaggaggtcCACAATGGAGAGGTTGAAGATGAAAATGTCAGGAACAGTCTGTTTGCatctcagctttttcttcttgacGATAGTGTAGATGACAATGAGGTTCCCCACAATGCCCAGGAAACAGATGATGCTGAAGAGGCTGGGCATGATCACATTGGTGTACGGTGCTGGCTTCTCTGATACTGCCAAAACAAACCAAGGTCATGAGTGCAACCCAGAGGCAACATCTTTACATCTGTGTGCTTGCCCCGCCCTGCAGCTGGATCCCCCTCATATGTAACTTGGAATGATGTTTATGACCCTCTACCATACTTGGAGAAGCTTAGCTGGGGGGTTGATGCTTCCTCCACACCACGCAGATCTGGCCAGGTGTGGACATCTTTCCTCACTTCACCTGATGTACTTCTGTGCTGACCTGAACCTCCGCCGTTGTTTTTTTTGGGACTAACACCAGGATGGCGTGCCTCTGCCTTTGGCAGTGTCTGACAGGGAGTGGTGGGTGCCCACTcggaggggagggggtgaggCAGCTGGTGCTTTCCACTGTGGAGAAGTGAGTCTCCACGTGGACGCCAAAATCTGGATACAGTCAATGCTAAGTTGTGGTGTCAGATAGCTTCAGCTC is a window from the Cuculus canorus isolate bCucCan1 chromosome 18, bCucCan1.pri, whole genome shotgun sequence genome containing:
- the LOC104062029 gene encoding melanin-concentrating hormone receptor 1 isoform X2; the encoded protein is MPSLFSIICFLGIVGNLIVIYTIVKKKKLRCKQTVPDIFIFNLSIVDLLFLLGMPFLIHQLLGNGSWYFGAPLCTIITALDTNSQITSTNILTVMTLDRYLATVYPLKSTYVRTPCVAALVICLVWLLSFLTIIPVWMYAGLMPLEDGTVRCALLLPNPETDIYWFTLYQFMLAFAVPLIVICVVYFKILQHMATTVVPLPQRSLRVRTKKVTRMAVAICSAFFICWAPFYILQLVHLGIDTPSMAFFYAYNFAISLGYANSCLNPFLYIALSETFKRQFLVAICPAKEPCHNGSSVNNNSMTEASVCLKLAPESTQQTQFLEDFSPRSLPVTVAVH
- the LOC104062029 gene encoding melanin-concentrating hormone receptor 1 isoform X1; translation: MAIANSSRNFSASGARNGSVSEKPAPYTNVIMPSLFSIICFLGIVGNLIVIYTIVKKKKLRCKQTVPDIFIFNLSIVDLLFLLGMPFLIHQLLGNGSWYFGAPLCTIITALDTNSQITSTNILTVMTLDRYLATVYPLKSTYVRTPCVAALVICLVWLLSFLTIIPVWMYAGLMPLEDGTVRCALLLPNPETDIYWFTLYQFMLAFAVPLIVICVVYFKILQHMATTVVPLPQRSLRVRTKKVTRMAVAICSAFFICWAPFYILQLVHLGIDTPSMAFFYAYNFAISLGYANSCLNPFLYIALSETFKRQFLVAICPAKEPCHNGSSVNNNSMTEASVCLKLAPESTQQTQFLEDFSPRSLPVTVAVH